From Ascochyta rabiei chromosome 16, complete sequence, the proteins below share one genomic window:
- a CDS encoding DNA mismatch repair protein Mlh1, whose amino-acid sequence MEATPSSPRGTKRKGDDTLPLPAPRRIKALAQDVVNKIAAGEIIVAPVHALKELIENAVDAGSTALEILVKDGGLKLLQISDNGHGIDKEDLPILCERFTTSKLKAFEDLTSIGTYGFRGEALASISHIAHLKVTTRTKESSCAWEAHYADGKLTSPKPGQNAEPKPKAGRQGTVITVEDLFYNVPSRRRAFRSASEEYAKILDVVGRYAVHCSGVAFSCKKAGDNSGSSISVPASAETKDRIRQIHGSAAASELVSLKAEDDRWGFKCEGWVSNANYSSKRTSLLLFINHRSVESQVIKKSIEQAYAAFLPKGGHPFVYLSLQIEPQRVDVNVHPTKREVHFLNEDEIIAMICDEIRESLSKVDTSRSFMTQSLLSNPKTPVVTPMKQIAPGMPAVEEISDRTAQKSSRVAAKKPYENNLVRTDASARKITSMLRPERTLEEAAVEGDDDMEYEYTEREPMACRLTSIKELRAEVRDAMHNELTDIISTHTFVGVVDEQKRIVAIQGGVKLFLVDYGMLCNEYFYQVGLTDFANFGLLRFNPPLRLHDLLRVAAEQERNNAGDAADEVDWDEVVDSVKELLIRKKPLLSEYFSIEITPEGELCSMPILIKGYTPSLAKLPQFLLRLGPHVNWDEEKACFQTLLRELASLYVPESLPLPPSSSSDDNGKGKGKAMEEDPEIALRRKKLRKAIEHVIFPACKARLVATKGLLKGVMEVANLKGLYRVFERC is encoded by the exons ATGGAAGCCACACCGTCATCACCTCGCGGCACGAAAAGGAAGGGTGATGACACTCTACCGCTTCCGGCACCGCGAAGAATCAAAGCGCTCGCACAGGATGTCGTCAATAAGATCGCTGCAGGAGAGATTATTGTTGCACCAGTCCATGCATTGAAAGAACTGATTGAGAACGCCGTTGACGCAGGTTCGACAGCGCTGGAAATATTGGTCAAGGATGGTGGCCTCAAACTACTGCAGATCTCAGACAATGGGCATGGCATTGAT AAAGAAGACCTGCCGATTCTATGTGAACGCTTCACCACTTCGAAGTTGAAGGCTTTCGAGGACCTTACCTCTATTGGCACCTACGGCTTTCGCGGAGAAGCGCTTGCAAGTATCAGTCACATTGCTCACTTGAAAGTCACCACAAGGACGAAAGAGTCGAGTTGTGCCTGGGAAGCGCACTACGCGGACGGTAAATTGACTAGCCCGAAGCCAGGTCAAAATGCAGAGCCAAAGCCTAAAGCTGGTAGGCAAGGCACAGTCATCACA GTCGAAGATCTTTTTTACAACGTTCCTTCTAGAAGACGCGCCTTCCGCTCAGCAAGCGAGGAGTACGCGAAGATACTTGACGTTGTCGGTCGTTATGCGGTACATTGCTCTGGCGTAGCCTTCTCATGCAAAAAAGCTGGCGACAACTCAGGGAGTAGCATATCGGTACCTGCTTCTGCAGAGACCAAAGATCGTATACGACAGATACACGGCAGTGCAGCAGCGAGCGAGCTCGTTAGCCTCAAAGCAGAAGACGATCGCTGGGGTTTCAAATGCGAAGGCTGGGTCAGCAACGCGAACTACAGCTCCAAGCGAACGAGTCTGTTACTCTTCATCAACCATCGGTCTGTCGAATCACAAGTGATCAAGAAGAGCATCGAGCAGGCATACGCCGCGTTCTTGCCTAAAGGTGGACATCCATTTGTGTATCTGAGTCTCCAGATCGAGCCGCAACGAGTCGATGTCAACGTGCACCCTACCAAACGCGAAGTGCACTTCCTCAACGAAGATGAGATCATCGCCATGATCTGCGATGAGATCCGTGAGAGTCTGAGTAAGGTAGACACGAGTAGATCGTTCATGACCCAGTCACTGCTTTCGAACCCCAAAACCCCAGTCGTCACGCCAATGAAGCAGATAGCTCCTGGGATGCCAGCTGTAGAGGAAATATCGGATCGGACCGCTCAAAAATCATCAAGAGTCGCGGCAAAAAAACCGTACGAGAACAACTTGGTACGAACCGATGCCTCGGCACGCAAAATAACATCGATGCTGCGACCCGAACGAACACTGGAGGAAGCTGCAGTTGAGGGCGATGATGACATGGAGTACGAGTATACCGAGCGGGAACCTATGGCTTGCCGGTTGACATCCATCAAAGAACTTCGCGCCGAAGTGCGAGACGCCATGCATAACGAACTTACAGACATTATTTCGACACACACTTTCGTTGGCGTTGTCGATGAGCAGAAACGCATTGTCGCGATACAAGGCGGCGTGAAGCTGTTCCTAGTCGATTACGGTATGCTATGCAATGAGTACTTTTACCAAGTTGGGCTCACAGACTTTGCCAACTTTGGTTTGTTACGATTCAACCCGCCACTGCGTCTGCATGACCTGCTCAGAGTAGCAGCAGAACAAGAGAGGAACAATGCCGGTGATGCAGCAGACGAGGTTGACTGGGATGAGGTTGTGGACAGCGTCAAAGAGTTGTTGATCAGGAAGAAACCATTGCTGAGCGAGTACTTCTCCATTGAGATCACCCCGGAAGGCGAGCTATGCTCCATGCCAATACTTATCAAAGGTTACACACCCTCTCTGGCCAAGCTCCCACAGTTCCTTCTCCGACTCGGTCCACACGTCAACTGGGACGAAGAGAAGGCATGCTTCCAGACTTTGCTCCGCGAGCTAGCATCGTTATACGTGCCTGAGAGCTTACCGTTGCCGCCATCAAGCTCAAGCGACGACAATGGCAAGGGAAAGGGCAAGGCTATGGAAGAGGATCCGGAAATCGCGTTAAGACGTAAGAAGTTGAGGAAGGCGATCGAGCATGTCATCTTTCCAGCGTGCAAGGCGAGACTTGTTGCTACCAAAGGACTACTAAAGGGCGTCATGGAAGTTGCGAACCTGAAAGGACTGTACAGAGTCTTTGAGCGTTGCTGA
- a CDS encoding sensitivity to high expression protein she9 produces MRPMLQHASRLHNVNASKITLSSRSIRRFVVQSPSICVTCQYRQVSTALRQQSRQRPNSGSAAWLQRHFSRSSIWMEDRKSPGSSDPIAMPPPPNEQKPKPAQPADRTPEQLIERQERLRREWEEQQRKREEEALRKKQQEEEARRKREEEEALRKKKEAEASQKRQEAEAARKRQEDDALRKAQQSSPPRSAQSGAFRPEPLPERPSPVETQKPVQSETLATANKDDVIDNVKRVPDEHLPSHQERQRSNFEKRFSAFMDELLPKIAIVTQKVNTYTGTDYSGVEALRREIQEQEKLVKARRVAIDTTKEALDAALEQQAASQKEVVALLERKHSWSSSDLERYMSLIRSEHINDKAVREAKDAVEAAENALEEARSYLEKRERAQYHEEQIWSDTIRRNSTWVTFGLMGVNIFLLLLSLLILEPWRRRRMVREIKGALEAQQVAAETTPVPALATAYVAANPVTEVPAAIKAAAAPTTAVPEVAIVEAVEPTSTPAQSVSSVGVESDVDESPTAGTEEPTHITDEDGTKIGNIVEEVVEPVVNPAVPGAAPLLTEDIKASPQDTINIEEEVREPTSTSEKVWAKLGLYKSKAAVIAEDIVSDRPISMRRVDFTAAVLQGAAAGAVIAAATIAMLLRPN; encoded by the exons ATGAGGCCAATGCTTCAGCATGCTTCACGCCTACACAACGTCAATGCATCGAAAATAACACTGTCGTCTCGATCAATTCGACGCTTCGTGGTCCAATCGCCGTCAATATGCGTCACCTGTCAGTACCGGCAGGTATCGACTGCTTTGCGGCAGCAGAGTAGACAACGTCCTAATAGCGGTTCAGCCGCATGGCTGCAGCGACACTTTTCGCGCTCGTCAATATGGATGGAGGACAGGAAATCGCCCGGCTCCTCAGACCCAATCGCCATGCCACCGCCTCCGAACGAGCAGAAGCCAAAACCAGCCCAGCCTGCGGACAGAACGCCAGAGCAGCTGATAGAACGGCAAGAGCGCCTGCGCAGAGAGTGGGAGGAGCAACAGAGGAAGCGAGAAGAAGAGGCTTTGCGGAAAAAGCAgcaggaagaagaagcacgacgcaaaagagaagaagaagaggctctgcgaaagaagaaggaagcaGAGGCTTCGCAGAAGAGGCAGGAGGCAGAAGCTGCACGAAAGAGACAGGAAGACGATGCTCTACGGAAAGCACAGCAGTCCAGCCCGCCACGCTCTGCTCAATCAGGAGCTTTTAGACCAGAACCCCTGCCAGAGCGCCCTTCGCCTGTGGAGACCCAGAAGCCTGTGCAGAGCGAGACATTGGCCACTGCGAACAAGGACGATGTCATCGACAACGTCAAGCGTGTTCCTGACGAGCATCTGCCATCGCACCAGGAGCGACAGAGATCCAACTTCGAAAAGCGCTTCTCAGCGTTCATGGATGAGTTACTGCCCAAGATCGCGATCGTTACGCAAAAGGTCAACACCTACACTGGAACCGACTATTCAGGCGTCGAGGCTCTGAGGAGAGAGATCCAGGAGCAGG AGAAGCTTGTCAAAGCTCGTCGCGTTGCCATAGACACTACCAAGGAAGCTCTCGATGCTGCTCTAGAACAGCAGGCCGCCTCACAGAAAGAAGTCGTTGCCCTGCTCGAACGAAAACACTCCTGGTCATCCAGTGATCTCGAACGCTACATGTCCCTCATCCGCTCCGAACACATCAACGACAAGGCTGTAAGAGAGGCTAAAGACGCCGTGGAGGCTGCCGAAAACGCACTGGAAGAGGCGCGAAGTTACTTGGAAAAGAGGGAACGTGCACAATATCATGAAGAGCAGATCTGGAGCGACACCATTCGGAGAAATAGTACCTGGGTTACATTCGGCCTGATGGGCGTCAACATCTTCCTCCTGCTTCTCAGTTTGCTTATCCTCGAGCCTTGGAGACGACGGCGTATGGTTAGAGAGATCAAGGGCGCACTAGAAGCACAGCAGGTGGCTGCTGAAACAACACCCGTTCCTGCACTTGCGACTGCTTACGTTGCAGCAAACCCTGTTACTGAAGTACCGGCCGCCATAAAAGCTGCGGCAGCCCCCACGACCGCAGTTCCGGAAGTCGCAATTGTGGAGGCCGTCGAGCCTACGAGCACGCCCGCCCAGAGTGTGTCGTCTGTTGGAGTTGAGTCCGACGTCGATGAGTCGCCAACAGCAGGAACAGAAGAGCCGACGCACATCACAGACGAGGATGGCACCAAAATTGGGAACATCGTCGAAGAGGTTGTTGAACCGGTCGTCAACCCTGCAGTCCCTGGCGCCGCGCCATTGTTGACTGAGGACATCAAGGCTTCCCCGCAAGATACCATCAACATCGAGGAGGAAGTCAGAGAGCCTACTTCAACAAGCGAGAAGGTTTGGGCAAAGCTGGGACTTTATAAGAGCAAGGCAGCTGTCATAGCGGAGGATATTGTGAGTGATCGACCCATCTCGATGCGTAGAGTCGATTTCACGGCTGCCGTTTTGCAAGGTGCTGCCGCCGGTGCTGTCATTGCGGCTGCAACTATTGCAATGCTTCTGAGACCCAACTAA